The sequence GTATAAGTGGTAATTGTAAAATCAAAAGTGAGATCTCCCTGATAGATATAAGTAATTTCCCCTGCCCGATTATGTGTTGCCAATAATGTTATTGGAATAAATACCAGTGTAATTAAGGTAAATAAAATTTTCAGGGCGCTGTGTTGCATGTTATTTTTCAATGCCACCAAGTTACGAATATTTGTAGAGCGCACATTTCAAGATTGTGTAAAATGATTTTAAGAAACGCTTTAAAGCAAATGAATTGCCGGAAAATGTCAATATTAAAATCCTATTCCGCTTTAAAACTTGCCCTTAAAAATTCACGATTCAACTTTGCAATGTTTGCTACGGAAATACCTTTAGGACATTCCGCTTCACAAGCAGAAGTATTGGAACAATTGCCAAAGCCTTCATCATCCATTTGATTAACCATATTTAATGCACGGGTCATGCGCTCCGGTTCTCCTTGAGGCAATAAAGCTAAATGCGCCACCTTAGCAGATACAAACAACATAGCAGATGAGTTTTTACAAGCGGCAACACATGCACCACAGCCTATACAAGCAGCCGCATCCATCGCCAAATCAGCCTTATGTTTTTCAACCGGTAACGCATTTGCATCCTGAGCCTGTCCGGTTCCAACAGAAATAAAACCTCCTGCCTGAATAATGCGATCGAAAGCAGAACGGTCAATACTTAAATCTTTAATTACGGGGAATGGTTTTGCACGAAATGGCTCAATGGTTATGGTCTCACCCTCTTTAAAATTGCGCATATACAATTGACAAGTGGTAGAAAGTTTTTGTGGACCATGTGCTCTGCCATTAATATACATACTGCAAGTTCCACAAATACCTTCACGGCAGTCATGATCAAAGGCAACCGGGTCCTCACCCTTTTTCACTAAAGTATTATTAAGTACATCCATCATCTCCAAAAAAGAGGTGTCGGAGCTAATATCATCTATTTCATAATTCACAAGCTTTCCACTTGCATTTCCATTTGCCTGTCTCCAGACTCTGAGTTTAAATTTCATCTTCGTTCAGTTTTGTACTTACCAATAACCAATTTAATTCAGGTATTATTTATAGCTGCGCACAGCCAATTTAATATACTCATATTGCAAAGGCTCTTTATTTAAAACAGGCTCATTGTCAATACCTTGAAACTGCCATGCTGAAACATAGCTATACTCTTCATCACGCCTTAATGCTTCGCCGTCTTCAGTTTGATATTCGGTTCTGAAATGTGCTCCGCAAGATTCCTCTCTGTCGAGTGCATCCCTAATCATCAATTCACCCAATTCAATGAAGTCAGCTAATCGAGCTGCTTTTTCCAATTCCGGATTCATTTCATCTGCATTACCCGGCACATATACATCTTTCCAAAATTCTTCCCGTAGATTTTTCACCAAACCCTTTGCCTTCGTAAGTCCTTCTGCATTTTTTGACATACCGCAGTAGTCCCACATAATTTTACCCAGTTCTTTATGAAACTCATCTACTGTGCGACTGCCTTTTATGCTGAGTAATTTATTAATAGTATCTCTTGCTGATTTTTCCGCTGCATCAAAAGCAGGATGATCCGTTGGAATTGCTTTTGTAAAAATTTCTCCTGCAAGATAATTGCCGATAGTGTAAGGTATAACAAAAAATCCATCTGCCAATCCTTGCATTAAAGCAGATGCACCAAGTCTGTTTGCACCATGATCACTGAAGTTTGCTTCACCCAAAGCATATAATCCCGGAATGGTTGTCATCATTTCATAATCCACCCATAAACCACCCATAGTATAATGCACTGCAGGGTAAATGCGCATCGGTACATCATACGGATTTTCTGCAGTAATATGCTCGTACATTTCAAAGAGATTACCATATCGAGATTCAATCACATCTTTTCCAAGACGTTTAATGGCATCTGCAAAATCCAAATACACAGCCAGTCCGGTATCTCCTACTCCACGTCCATCATCACAAGCTTCTTTAGCAGCACGACTTGAAATATCACGAGGAGCCAGGTTTCCAAAGGATGGATATTTTCTTTCTAAATAATAATCTCTTGCTTCTTCCGGAATATCAATTGCACGTTTGCGTTTTTCACGAATTGCTTTAGCATCTTCTATAGTTTTTGGTACCCAAACTCTGCCATCATTTCTTAAACTTTCACTCATCAAAGTAAGCTTACTTTGATAATGACCACTAACAGGAATACAAGTAGGATGTATTTGAGTAAAACAAGGATTGCCAAAGTATGCACCTTGCTTATACGCTTTCCATGCAGCCGTAACATTACAACCCATTGCGTTTGTGGAGAGAAAATATACATTGCCATAACCACCGGTGCACAACAACACAGCATGACCGAAATGTCTTTCCAACTCGCCGGTAACAAGATCTCTGGCAATAATTCCTCTGGCTTTTCCATCAACCATTACCAACTCAATCATCTCATGTCGGGAATATTGCTTCACATTTCCCAAACCAATTTGACGACTCAATCCTGAATAAGCTCCAATCAATAATTGTTGTCCGGTTTGACCACGGGCATAAAACGTTCTGGAAACCTGTGCCCCTCCAAAAGATCTGTTATCCAAAAGTCCACCGTATTCTCTTGCAAATGGAACACCTTGCGCCACACATTGGTCAATAATATTTACGCTTACTTCTGCAAGTCTGTGCACATTGGATTCCCTGCTTCTGAAATCACCACCTTTCACGGTATCATAAAACAAACGATAAACACTATCGCCATCGTTTTTATAATTTTTTGCAGCATTAATTCCTCCTTGAGCAGCAATGCTATGCGCACGTCGGGGAGAATCCTGAAAGCAAAATGTTTTTACCTGATATCCCAACTCAGCAAGTGAAGAAGCAGCAGAAGCACCGGCTAACCCCGTTCCGACTACAATTATTTCTAATTTGCGTTTATTAGAAGGGTTCACCAATTTCACTGACGATTTAAAATTCGTCCATTTTTCGGCCACCGGCCCAGAAGGTACTTTAGAATCTAAACTCATAATTAATTATTGAATCCATCCAAAAAACATTGTTACGGGCATCATTGCAAATAATATTGAAACTATGATGCTATAAGCAATACCAATATTGGTAATTAGCTTGGTGTATTTTAATCGTGTTAAACCCAATGTGTGAAATGCAGATCTGAATCCATGTATTAAATGCCAAAGCAGTGAAGTAACACCCAGCAAATACACAATCACGATCCATCCATGTTGAAATACTGCGGTCATTTCAATAAACAAATCACCTGTACCATCCGCAGTTTCCTCTAAGCCTGTTATTCTACTTACCCACCAGAAATGTTTAATGTGAATAATCAGAAATAATAAAATGAGTGTCCCCAACAAAGTCATGCTTCTGCTATACCAAGTACTGTTTTGTGAAGGAGAATTTACTTGATAACGAATTGGTCTTGCACTGCGGTTTTTGGCTGCAATTAATAAGGCTTGAATGATATGCAGGAAAAATCCCAGAAACAAACCTATTTCCATGGTTCGGATAATAATATTGGTACCCATAAAATGAGCAGCTTTATTAAAAGTAACTCCTCCATCATTAAGAAATATCAGCGAATTGACTCCGCAATGCACTGCTAAAAATAGTATCAGGAATAAACCGGTGATACTCATTACGAACTTCTTACCAAGAGAAGAAGTGATAAAATTTCCAAACCAACTCATCCTTTACAATTTTTGAATATCGCAAATTTAAACTACGAAGATTGGAAATGAAACTTAATATTGTTTTGATTGATAACATTTTTAAAAACCACCTGTTACAAATGTTGTTTAAAACAAATGATAATTGAATTGAAACTGATATAATCTATCTACAGAACTTCTTCAATGAAATACAATACAATGATATAGGTTGATTATACGTTAGTTTTGTTGGATTGAAAATCATGAAAAAATTAATACTCACATTTACATTTTTGATAGTTGCAAAATTTATGTTTGCTTCATATCTGTTGATTCCCATGGATGATACACAGAAAGAACATCTGAAAGCTTACGGACTTACTTATTGGGTTTTGGCAAATGGTGGTAAAGCGGATTGGTTATTGAATTATCGTGGAGGCAGTTTTTGCTTTCAATACTTTGAATCTTTTGAAAAAGAATGTTTGATTCGCAATATCAGTTATGAAGTAATTCCGGATTCCAGATATAATGCAATTGTAAAAGAAATCAGTAATCCGGAAGTGAATATGGATGTCATGAAATTGGAAACTGCTCCAAAAATTGCTGTCTATTCACCTAAAACAAAACAACCCTGGGATGATGCAGTTACTTTAGTTCTGTCTTATGCGGAAATTCCTTACACTGTTATTTATGATGAAGATGTATTGAATGGCGACCTTCCAAAATATGATTGGCTGCATTTACATCACGAAGATTTTACCGGACAATATGGAAAATTCTGGGCCTCTTATCGCAATCAAGCATGGTATCAAAATCAGGTAGAGGAAAATGAAACGATTGCAGCGAAATATGGCTATAAAAAAGTTTCTGAATTAAAATTAGCAGTGGCACTTCGCATCAGAGATTTTGTTTCTGGCGGCGGATTTTTATTTGCGATGTGTTCTGCTGCGGATAGTTATGATGTTGCTTTAGCGGCAGAAGGTGTAGATATATGTGATAATATGTTTGATGGAGATCCATCTGATCCGCAAGCTCAACAAAAATTAAATTACGACAACACATTTGCGTTTAAAGATTTTATTATCTCACGCAATCCTTACGAATATTCTATTTCAAATATTGATGTCTCGCAATCAAGAAAAATCCCGAAGGAACAAGACTTTTTTACGTTGTTTGAATTTAGCGCAAAATGGGATCCTGTTCCAACTATGCTTACGCAATGTCACCAACGTGTGATTCCAGGTTTTTATGGACAGACAACGGCTTTCCGCAAAGATCTTATTAAATCGAATGTATTGATTCTAGGTGAAACAAAAGTTGCCAATGAAGCGAGATATATTCATGGTGAATTTGGCAACGGAACCTGGTCATTTTATGGGGGTCATGACCCGGAAGATTATAAGCATTATGTGGGTGATCCTCCAACAGAACTTATATTACATCCCAGCTCTCCGGGGTATAGATTGATATTGAATAATATTTTATTTCCGGCGGCAAAAAAGAAAAAACAGAAAACGTAATTAATTGGCTATTGGCAGTTAGCTATTGGCTTTTAGCAATTGACTTTTGGCGGTTAGCTATTGGCGGTTGGCTTTTGGCTGTTGGCTTTGGGAGAATTTCTACAATAATTTATTTCTTCCTCATCAATAATACAACTGCCAGTTGATACCAATTTTAAATGTGCGATCCTGCATCGGATATCTCGGTGCTTCATAATAACCACGATCAAAAAATCCCATACTCAGGTTATCAAATT is a genomic window of Bacteroidota bacterium containing:
- a CDS encoding succinate dehydrogenase/fumarate reductase iron-sulfur subunit; the encoded protein is MKFKLRVWRQANGNASGKLVNYEIDDISSDTSFLEMMDVLNNTLVKKGEDPVAFDHDCREGICGTCSMYINGRAHGPQKLSTTCQLYMRNFKEGETITIEPFRAKPFPVIKDLSIDRSAFDRIIQAGGFISVGTGQAQDANALPVEKHKADLAMDAAACIGCGACVAACKNSSAMLFVSAKVAHLALLPQGEPERMTRALNMVNQMDDEGFGNCSNTSACEAECPKGISVANIAKLNREFLRASFKAE
- a CDS encoding fumarate reductase/succinate dehydrogenase flavoprotein subunit, translated to MSLDSKVPSGPVAEKWTNFKSSVKLVNPSNKRKLEIIVVGTGLAGASAASSLAELGYQVKTFCFQDSPRRAHSIAAQGGINAAKNYKNDGDSVYRLFYDTVKGGDFRSRESNVHRLAEVSVNIIDQCVAQGVPFAREYGGLLDNRSFGGAQVSRTFYARGQTGQQLLIGAYSGLSRQIGLGNVKQYSRHEMIELVMVDGKARGIIARDLVTGELERHFGHAVLLCTGGYGNVYFLSTNAMGCNVTAAWKAYKQGAYFGNPCFTQIHPTCIPVSGHYQSKLTLMSESLRNDGRVWVPKTIEDAKAIREKRKRAIDIPEEARDYYLERKYPSFGNLAPRDISSRAAKEACDDGRGVGDTGLAVYLDFADAIKRLGKDVIESRYGNLFEMYEHITAENPYDVPMRIYPAVHYTMGGLWVDYEMMTTIPGLYALGEANFSDHGANRLGASALMQGLADGFFVIPYTIGNYLAGEIFTKAIPTDHPAFDAAEKSARDTINKLLSIKGSRTVDEFHKELGKIMWDYCGMSKNAEGLTKAKGLVKNLREEFWKDVYVPGNADEMNPELEKAARLADFIELGELMIRDALDREESCGAHFRTEYQTEDGEALRRDEEYSYVSAWQFQGIDNEPVLNKEPLQYEYIKLAVRSYK
- a CDS encoding succinate dehydrogenase cytochrome b subunit, with product MSWFGNFITSSLGKKFVMSITGLFLILFLAVHCGVNSLIFLNDGGVTFNKAAHFMGTNIIIRTMEIGLFLGFFLHIIQALLIAAKNRSARPIRYQVNSPSQNSTWYSRSMTLLGTLILLFLIIHIKHFWWVSRITGLEETADGTGDLFIEMTAVFQHGWIVIVYLLGVTSLLWHLIHGFRSAFHTLGLTRLKYTKLITNIGIAYSIIVSILFAMMPVTMFFGWIQ
- a CDS encoding asparagine synthetase B, translated to MKKLILTFTFLIVAKFMFASYLLIPMDDTQKEHLKAYGLTYWVLANGGKADWLLNYRGGSFCFQYFESFEKECLIRNISYEVIPDSRYNAIVKEISNPEVNMDVMKLETAPKIAVYSPKTKQPWDDAVTLVLSYAEIPYTVIYDEDVLNGDLPKYDWLHLHHEDFTGQYGKFWASYRNQAWYQNQVEENETIAAKYGYKKVSELKLAVALRIRDFVSGGGFLFAMCSAADSYDVALAAEGVDICDNMFDGDPSDPQAQQKLNYDNTFAFKDFIISRNPYEYSISNIDVSQSRKIPKEQDFFTLFEFSAKWDPVPTMLTQCHQRVIPGFYGQTTAFRKDLIKSNVLILGETKVANEARYIHGEFGNGTWSFYGGHDPEDYKHYVGDPPTELILHPSSPGYRLILNNILFPAAKKKKQKT